A genomic stretch from Bordetella sp. N includes:
- the pbpC gene encoding penicillin-binding protein 1C, with product MEQDRSTRPQRAEGQVSPQAAGFPQPGDRKPGRRPAGRRRQRRLFQAALALVALLAVTLLVLDRLFPLPAPYADGATVVVAADGTPLRNYPSRDGIWRYPITADQVSPLYLQSLLTYEDRWYRWHPGVNPVAMARAAWQWAAHGRIVSGGSTLTMQVARLIDPRLNGQPSRSIGAKLRQAWRAIQLEMHYSKDEILSMYLSRAPMGGIVQGVEMASRLWLGKSARNLSAAEAALLTALPQAPTRLRPDRHPDTARVARDKVLDRMVELGRWTRAEVDDAKIETVVAPPLRARWVAPLAAQRLLREARPPGGRRDKRPPLLASNLDVEIQDRVEQMLLDRVDTLPPKVSMAVLVMDNDTLEVKAYAGSADFSDDSRYAHVDMVTAIRSPGSTLKPFLYGLALDDGLIHSESLLMDVPMSFGGYAPGNFQASFSGPVSVSQALQRSLNVPAVDLLDRVGPAHFASVMLGGGVRLRMPAGAVPNLSLILGGGGTTLEELVGAYRALARGGLSGKPRLRPDQPRIESRMMSAGAAWIVRDILEGGGHPDRPFYQSQSGSPGKRLAWKTGTSFGFRDAWAVGVTDNWTIGVWVGRPDGTPNPGYFGANVAAPLLQDIVSALPDGPPRERPRPETVKAVVTCWPLGLRLGSVLGGTCPEQRPAWALNDTVPPTFVGYADGTQAPLRLMGLANGSVLRPVPGSNRVAVDVDAQGVDGDIWWMLDGRVLGHGPAGRPFTVSLANDGRYTLTVMDSRGRYDRVGFEIAGVTAR from the coding sequence ATGGAGCAAGATCGAAGTACGCGACCGCAACGCGCCGAAGGGCAAGTAAGCCCGCAGGCTGCCGGCTTCCCGCAACCCGGGGACCGGAAGCCCGGCCGCCGGCCGGCCGGACGCCGCCGCCAGCGCCGCCTGTTTCAGGCGGCGCTGGCGTTGGTGGCCTTGCTGGCCGTGACGTTGCTGGTGCTGGACAGGCTGTTTCCCCTGCCGGCGCCTTATGCCGACGGCGCCACCGTGGTGGTGGCGGCCGACGGCACGCCCCTGCGCAACTATCCCAGCCGCGACGGCATCTGGCGTTATCCCATCACGGCTGACCAGGTGTCGCCGCTATACCTGCAATCCCTGCTGACCTATGAGGACCGCTGGTACCGCTGGCATCCGGGTGTCAATCCGGTGGCCATGGCGCGCGCGGCCTGGCAATGGGCGGCGCATGGCCGCATCGTGTCCGGCGGCTCCACCCTGACCATGCAGGTGGCGCGGCTGATCGACCCCAGGCTGAACGGCCAGCCTTCGCGTTCGATCGGGGCCAAGTTGCGCCAGGCCTGGCGCGCGATCCAGCTGGAGATGCACTACAGCAAGGACGAAATCCTTTCCATGTACCTGAGCCGCGCCCCCATGGGCGGCATCGTGCAGGGCGTGGAGATGGCGTCGCGCTTATGGCTGGGCAAGTCGGCGCGTAACCTCAGCGCGGCCGAGGCTGCCTTGCTGACGGCGCTGCCGCAGGCACCCACCCGCCTGCGCCCCGACCGCCACCCCGACACTGCCCGGGTGGCGCGCGACAAGGTGCTGGACCGCATGGTCGAGCTGGGCCGCTGGACCCGCGCCGAGGTCGATGACGCCAAGATCGAAACCGTGGTGGCGCCGCCGCTGCGCGCCCGCTGGGTGGCCCCTTTGGCGGCGCAACGCCTGTTGCGCGAGGCCCGGCCGCCGGGCGGGCGGCGCGACAAGCGCCCGCCGCTGCTTGCCAGCAATCTGGACGTCGAAATCCAGGACCGGGTCGAGCAGATGCTGCTGGACCGGGTCGACACCCTGCCGCCCAAGGTCTCCATGGCCGTGCTGGTGATGGACAACGATACCCTGGAGGTCAAGGCCTACGCCGGTTCGGCAGATTTTTCCGACGACAGCCGTTACGCCCACGTCGATATGGTCACGGCGATCCGCTCGCCGGGATCCACGCTCAAACCCTTTCTGTACGGTCTGGCGCTGGACGACGGCCTGATCCATTCCGAAAGCCTGCTGATGGACGTGCCGATGTCTTTCGGCGGTTACGCCCCGGGAAATTTCCAGGCGTCGTTTTCCGGTCCCGTCAGCGTGTCCCAGGCCCTGCAGCGGTCCTTGAATGTGCCCGCGGTAGACCTTTTGGACCGGGTCGGACCGGCCCATTTCGCATCGGTTATGCTAGGTGGCGGTGTCCGTCTGCGCATGCCTGCCGGGGCGGTTCCCAATCTGAGCTTGATTTTGGGCGGGGGTGGCACCACATTGGAAGAACTGGTGGGTGCCTACCGGGCCTTGGCGCGGGGCGGCTTGTCCGGGAAACCGCGTCTGCGCCCGGATCAGCCTCGCATCGAGTCCCGTATGATGAGTGCCGGTGCGGCATGGATCGTGCGGGACATCCTTGAAGGGGGAGGGCATCCCGACCGGCCTTTCTACCAGTCGCAGTCCGGTTCGCCGGGCAAGCGCCTGGCGTGGAAGACCGGCACCAGTTTTGGGTTCCGCGATGCCTGGGCGGTTGGCGTCACGGACAATTGGACGATAGGCGTCTGGGTTGGCCGGCCTGACGGAACACCCAATCCCGGGTATTTCGGGGCCAACGTGGCGGCGCCTTTGTTACAGGATATCGTGTCGGCCTTGCCGGACGGTCCGCCGCGGGAACGTCCGCGGCCGGAAACGGTCAAGGCTGTTGTGACGTGTTGGCCCTTGGGGCTGCGTCTGGGTAGCGTGCTCGGTGGCACGTGTCCGGAGCAGCGGCCGGCTTGGGCTTTGAATGACACTGTTCCGCCGACCTTTGTGGGTTATGCGGACGGTACGCAGGCTCCCCTGCGTTTGATGGGCCTGGCCAACGGGTCGGTGCTACGGCCAGTGCCGGGCAGCAACCGCGTGGCGGTGGACGTCGATGCGCAAGGGGTTGATGGCGATATATGGTGGATGCTCGATGGGCGCGTGCTTGGGCATGGCCCGGCGGGACGTCCGTTCACGGTGTCGCTGGCGAACGACGGTCGGTATACGCTCACGGTCATGGACAGCCGAGGGCGTTACGATCGGGTAGGTTTTGAAATCGCTGGCGTTACTGCTCGATAG
- the clpA gene encoding ATP-dependent Clp protease ATP-binding subunit ClpA yields MISQELEVSLHMAFVEARSARHEFITVEHLLLSLLDNASAVEVLRACAANLDDLRRNLRQFVSENTPVIPSGAEVDTQPTLGFQRVIQRAIMHVSAGGTGKKPVTGANVLVAIFGEKDSHAVYYLQQQGVTRLDVVNFLSHGITKQPQVESAATQKEQQPAPEEQGESRQSPLDQYANDLNAAALAGRIDPLIGRETEVERVIQVLCRRRKNNPLLVGEAGVGKTAIAEGLAWRITRGEVPEILQAAQVFALDMGALLAGTKYRGDFEQRLKGVLKQLRANPDAILFIDEIHTLIGAGSASGGTLDASNLLKPALSSGQLKCIGATTYTEYRGVFEKDHALSRRFQKIDVSEPSVEQTVQILRGLKTRFEEHHNVRYSSAALLAAAELSARHINDRHLPDKAIDVIDEAGAAQRLLPRSRQKKVIGKVDIENIVSKIARIPPQSVSNDDRSKLATLDRDLKTVVFGQDNAIEALSAAIKMARSGLGKPEKPIGAFLFSGPTGVGKTEVARQLAFTLGVELLRFDMSEYMERHAVSRLIGAPPGYVGFDQGGLLTEAINKQPHCVLLLDEIEKAHPDVFNILLQVMDHGTLTDNNGRKADFRNVILIMTTNAGAETLNRPSIGFANSRVAGDEMAEIKRMFTPEFRNRLDAIIPFSALTREIILRVVDKFLMQLEDQLHERRVEAVFTDALRAHLAKEGFDPLMGARPMQRLIQDTIRRALADELLFGKLVDGGTVTVDLDADGKVVLSYGEKPSSDAPDAREVALAD; encoded by the coding sequence GTGATTTCCCAAGAGCTTGAAGTCAGCCTGCATATGGCTTTTGTCGAGGCCCGTTCGGCTCGCCATGAATTTATTACTGTCGAACATCTGTTGCTGTCCTTACTGGATAATGCTTCAGCTGTCGAAGTCTTGCGCGCGTGCGCGGCGAATCTGGACGATCTGCGTCGTAACTTGCGCCAGTTCGTTTCCGAAAATACGCCCGTGATTCCGAGTGGCGCCGAAGTGGATACGCAGCCGACGCTGGGTTTCCAACGGGTGATCCAACGCGCGATCATGCACGTTTCGGCAGGCGGCACCGGCAAGAAGCCGGTGACCGGCGCGAACGTATTGGTGGCCATTTTTGGCGAAAAGGATTCGCACGCGGTTTATTACCTGCAACAGCAGGGCGTAACCCGCCTGGACGTCGTCAACTTCCTGTCGCATGGTATTACCAAGCAGCCGCAGGTCGAATCGGCCGCGACGCAGAAAGAACAGCAGCCGGCTCCCGAGGAGCAGGGCGAGTCGCGCCAGTCGCCGTTGGATCAATATGCCAATGACCTCAACGCGGCCGCGCTGGCTGGTCGTATCGATCCCCTGATCGGTCGCGAGACGGAAGTCGAGCGGGTGATCCAGGTGCTGTGCCGCCGGCGCAAGAACAACCCCTTGCTGGTGGGCGAAGCCGGTGTCGGCAAGACCGCCATCGCGGAAGGCCTTGCCTGGCGCATCACGCGCGGCGAAGTGCCGGAGATTCTGCAAGCGGCTCAAGTCTTTGCGCTGGACATGGGCGCCTTGCTGGCCGGTACCAAGTATCGCGGCGACTTCGAACAGCGGCTCAAGGGCGTGCTCAAGCAATTGCGCGCGAATCCCGACGCCATCCTGTTCATCGACGAAATCCATACGCTGATCGGCGCCGGTTCGGCGTCGGGCGGCACCCTGGACGCGTCCAACCTGCTCAAGCCGGCCTTGTCTTCGGGCCAGCTCAAGTGCATCGGCGCGACCACGTATACGGAATACCGTGGGGTCTTCGAAAAGGATCACGCGCTGTCGCGTCGTTTCCAGAAAATCGACGTCAGCGAACCCAGCGTGGAACAGACCGTGCAGATCCTGCGCGGTTTGAAGACGCGTTTCGAGGAACACCACAACGTCCGCTATTCGTCCGCCGCCTTGCTGGCCGCGGCCGAGTTGTCGGCACGCCACATCAATGACCGCCATCTGCCGGACAAGGCCATCGACGTGATCGATGAAGCCGGTGCCGCACAGCGCCTGCTGCCGCGTTCGCGTCAGAAGAAGGTCATCGGCAAGGTGGACATCGAAAACATCGTGTCCAAGATCGCCCGCATTCCGCCGCAGTCGGTTTCCAATGACGACCGCAGCAAGCTGGCAACCCTGGACCGCGACCTGAAGACGGTGGTGTTCGGCCAGGACAATGCCATCGAGGCGCTGTCGGCTGCCATCAAGATGGCGCGTTCGGGTCTGGGCAAACCGGAAAAACCCATCGGTGCCTTCCTGTTCTCCGGTCCCACGGGGGTCGGCAAGACGGAAGTCGCGCGCCAGCTGGCGTTCACCCTGGGCGTGGAGCTGCTGCGCTTCGACATGTCGGAGTACATGGAGCGTCACGCGGTGTCGCGCCTGATCGGCGCGCCGCCGGGATACGTCGGTTTCGACCAGGGTGGTCTGCTGACCGAGGCCATCAACAAGCAGCCGCATTGCGTGCTGCTGCTGGATGAAATCGAGAAGGCGCATCCGGATGTCTTCAACATCCTGCTCCAGGTCATGGACCACGGCACGTTGACGGACAACAACGGACGCAAGGCCGATTTCCGCAATGTCATCCTGATCATGACCACCAACGCCGGCGCGGAAACGCTCAACCGCCCGTCCATCGGTTTCGCCAATTCGCGTGTGGCCGGCGACGAGATGGCGGAAATCAAGCGTATGTTCACGCCTGAGTTCCGCAACCGTCTGGACGCCATCATCCCGTTCTCGGCGCTGACCCGCGAAATCATTCTGCGCGTGGTCGACAAGTTCCTCATGCAGCTGGAAGATCAGTTGCACGAGCGCCGGGTCGAGGCGGTCTTCACCGACGCCTTGCGCGCGCATCTGGCCAAGGAGGGTTTCGATCCTCTGATGGGCGCGCGTCCCATGCAGCGGCTGATTCAGGACACCATCCGCCGCGCGCTGGCCGACGAGCTGCTGTTCGGCAAGCTGGTCGACGGCGGCACGGTGACGGTGGACCTGGATGCCGACGGCAAGGTCGTTCTTTCGTACGGCGAGAAGCCGTCGTCGGACGCGCCGGACGCACGGGAAGTGGCGCTGGCTGATTGA
- a CDS encoding paraquat-inducible protein A, translated as MDAGDQPMTRLRPLIACEHCASIFRRHDLAPGEVANCGRCGTTLWRYSGLTLGSWLALAITTAIVFMIANAYPVAKMQVQGMEQQASLLDALTVTWDQGHWVVALMTGAAGFALPMVQLLLLMWVLYPLSRGRLPPAFRLAMRLLGLLRPWCMVPVFMLGVLVAVVKLSGMASVQPGFGLAGFALLTILLTILGRLSPHALWRYAEDTGVVRAHVPEERQGEILTGCHVCGQVQSVPLDHPESAHHCQRCNAVLHLRKPDHLSRTWALLIAAAVFYIPANVLPVMSISSLLGDSAHTILGGVIELWQMGSWDLATIVFVASVMVPLTKLISLAVLALFIQFGSTTNLRQRTRLYTMVEFIGQWSMLDVFVVILLAALANFHGLMEISAAPGAAAFGSVVILTMLAAMSFDPRRGWDIEAAGTQIAARAPVSTVEHAPPSVDTDMDGRGVR; from the coding sequence ATGGATGCGGGTGATCAGCCGATGACCCGCCTGCGTCCTCTGATCGCCTGCGAGCATTGCGCAAGCATCTTTCGCAGGCATGACCTCGCTCCCGGCGAGGTCGCCAATTGCGGCCGCTGCGGCACCACCTTGTGGCGCTACAGCGGCCTTACGCTTGGCTCCTGGCTGGCGCTGGCCATCACCACCGCCATCGTCTTCATGATCGCCAACGCCTATCCGGTGGCGAAGATGCAGGTGCAGGGCATGGAGCAGCAGGCGTCCTTGCTGGACGCCCTTACCGTCACCTGGGACCAGGGCCACTGGGTGGTCGCGCTGATGACCGGCGCGGCCGGTTTCGCCTTGCCCATGGTGCAGTTGCTGCTGCTGATGTGGGTGCTTTATCCCTTGTCGCGCGGGCGCCTGCCGCCCGCCTTCAGGCTGGCCATGCGCCTGCTGGGGCTGTTGCGGCCCTGGTGCATGGTGCCGGTGTTCATGCTGGGTGTGCTGGTGGCGGTGGTCAAGCTGTCGGGCATGGCGTCGGTGCAGCCGGGTTTCGGCCTGGCCGGCTTTGCCTTGCTGACCATTCTGTTGACCATACTGGGCCGGCTGTCGCCGCACGCGCTGTGGCGCTACGCGGAAGACACCGGCGTGGTGCGTGCGCATGTGCCCGAGGAACGGCAGGGCGAGATCCTGACGGGCTGCCACGTCTGCGGCCAGGTGCAGAGCGTGCCCCTGGATCATCCCGAGTCCGCGCATCACTGCCAGCGCTGCAACGCGGTGCTGCACCTGCGCAAGCCCGATCACCTGTCGCGTACGTGGGCCTTGCTGATCGCCGCGGCCGTCTTCTATATTCCCGCAAACGTGTTGCCGGTGATGTCCATCTCTTCCCTTCTGGGGGACAGTGCGCATACCATCCTGGGCGGCGTGATCGAGCTGTGGCAGATGGGGTCGTGGGACCTTGCTACCATCGTGTTCGTCGCCAGTGTCATGGTGCCCTTGACCAAACTCATTTCCCTGGCGGTGCTGGCCCTGTTCATTCAGTTCGGCAGCACCACGAATCTGCGGCAGCGGACCCGGCTCTATACGATGGTGGAATTCATCGGACAGTGGTCCATGCTGGACGTTTTCGTGGTGATCCTGTTGGCGGCATTGGCCAATTTCCATGGCCTGATGGAAATCAGCGCGGCGCCGGGGGCCGCGGCGTTTGGCTCGGTGGTGATACTGACGATGCTGGCGGCGATGAGCTTCGATCCACGTCGCGGCTGGGATATCGAGGCAGCGGGCACGCAAATTGCCGCTCGCGCGCCCGTATCAACGGTTGAGCATGCTCCACCGAGCGTGGACACGGACATGGACGGACGCGGGGTCCGTTGA
- a CDS encoding membrane integrity-associated transporter subunit PqiC, with protein sequence MKLRLSALAAGVALLAGCASSPPVHYYTLMGAELPDSSNAPAATPAFMLEVLPVNVPPQADQPQLMMREQGGGLTPLYSERWSAPLADEVRGALSDTLTRTLQVPDVQAIRAPASAPVWRVAVDVQRVESITGVEAVVDATWRVRPANLKGQAWQCRSISRVPVSGTGAEAAVHGLRDATRDLGLTIASAIQSQSQSSPRPGSAQVQLLGCNPISD encoded by the coding sequence ATGAAACTTCGTCTGTCGGCCCTGGCGGCGGGCGTGGCCTTGCTGGCGGGTTGCGCCAGTTCGCCGCCCGTCCATTACTACACGCTCATGGGCGCGGAGCTGCCTGACAGCAGCAACGCTCCGGCGGCGACGCCGGCCTTCATGCTGGAAGTGCTGCCGGTCAACGTGCCGCCGCAAGCCGATCAACCCCAGTTGATGATGCGTGAACAGGGCGGTGGCCTGACGCCGCTGTACTCCGAACGCTGGTCGGCGCCGCTGGCCGACGAGGTGCGTGGCGCGCTGTCCGACACGCTGACTCGTACCCTGCAGGTGCCGGACGTGCAGGCCATCCGCGCGCCCGCCAGCGCGCCAGTGTGGCGCGTGGCCGTCGACGTGCAGCGCGTGGAGAGCATCACCGGGGTCGAGGCGGTCGTGGACGCCACCTGGCGGGTGCGGCCCGCCAATCTGAAGGGGCAGGCCTGGCAGTGCCGCAGCATCAGCCGCGTGCCTGTCAGCGGCACGGGCGCCGAAGCGGCGGTGCATGGCCTGCGCGATGCCACGCGCGATCTGGGATTGACGATAGCCAGTGCCATCCAGTCGCAAAGCCAGAGCAGCCCCCGGCCCGGTTCGGCGCAAGTCCAGCTGCTGGGGTGCAACCCGATTTCTGATTAA
- a CDS encoding ABC transporter permease, which produces MRWLHRAFVALIYFFMLCPLLFVVWLSFFKDAILYFPPSGYTLSWYVKAWDNSAFANGFLFSMQVALIAAVCGVALGVLAALGIIRHRFRGSQAVNTLLLSPLLVPGIVAGVAIYLFYLRAENTLDMDIVGTYGGLVLAHVCLTIPWTVRLVSASMSGLDPSIEEAARNLGASGRVAFFRVTLPMLRPAIVAAALFSFIVSFENLELSLSLVGPGRTTLPIAIMQYLEFNLDPTIAAVASVQILMLGIVMLVTDRYVKLSQVV; this is translated from the coding sequence CTGCGTTGGCTGCATCGCGCCTTCGTCGCGCTGATCTACTTCTTCATGCTTTGCCCGCTGCTGTTCGTGGTGTGGCTCAGCTTCTTCAAGGACGCGATCCTTTATTTCCCGCCGTCGGGATACACGCTGTCCTGGTACGTCAAGGCCTGGGACAACTCGGCGTTCGCCAACGGCTTTCTGTTCAGCATGCAGGTCGCCCTGATCGCGGCCGTCTGCGGTGTCGCGCTGGGCGTGCTGGCGGCGCTGGGCATCATCCGCCATCGCTTCCGTGGGTCCCAGGCCGTCAACACCTTGCTGCTGTCGCCCCTGCTGGTGCCGGGCATCGTCGCCGGTGTCGCCATCTACCTGTTTTACCTGCGCGCCGAGAACACCCTGGACATGGATATCGTCGGCACCTACGGCGGCCTGGTGCTGGCGCACGTCTGCCTGACCATACCGTGGACCGTGCGCCTGGTCTCGGCCAGTATGAGCGGACTGGATCCTTCCATCGAAGAGGCCGCGCGCAACCTGGGCGCCAGCGGCCGCGTCGCGTTCTTCCGCGTCACCTTGCCCATGTTGCGGCCCGCCATCGTGGCGGCGGCGCTGTTCTCCTTCATCGTCTCCTTCGAGAATCTGGAGCTGTCCCTGTCGCTCGTGGGACCCGGCCGCACGACGCTGCCGATCGCCATCATGCAATACCTGGAGTTCAACCTGGATCCCACCATCGCCGCGGTGGCGTCGGTGCAGATCCTCATGCTCGGTATCGTCATGCTGGTCACCGACCGCTACGTCAAACTCAGTCAGGTGGTGTGA
- a CDS encoding ABC transporter ATP-binding protein has product MANVALEGLRKQYGGALAVADFSLNIADGELVAFLGPSGCGKTTTLRMIAGFITPTAGTIRIGEQDVTALPPHRRDTGMVFQRYALFPHMTVAENVAFGLEMRKVAGAERQRRIADALDMVRMGELRDRYPRQLSGGQQQRVAIARALVIQPKVFLLDEPLSNLDAKLRLEVRDEIRTLQQRLGLTTIFVTHDQEEALSIADRMAIMHDGRVQQVGTPEALYEKPENLFVADFLGKMNFFDGRMDGQGVFATARGLRLAVGEAASGSTRVGVRPERVALRAQADGPNALAGKVDAVSYLGAHIDVRVRLDSGDVLGCRAPNAGSVHAGSVHAGGAAPALAQGAPVYACFHPADCVAFSA; this is encoded by the coding sequence ATGGCCAATGTTGCCCTTGAAGGACTCCGTAAACAGTACGGCGGCGCGCTGGCCGTGGCCGATTTTTCCTTGAACATCGCCGACGGCGAGCTGGTGGCTTTTCTGGGCCCCAGCGGTTGCGGCAAGACCACCACCTTGCGCATGATCGCCGGTTTCATCACGCCCACGGCGGGCACGATACGCATCGGTGAACAGGACGTCACGGCCTTGCCGCCGCATCGGCGCGACACGGGCATGGTGTTCCAGCGCTATGCCTTGTTCCCCCACATGACGGTGGCCGAGAACGTTGCCTTCGGTCTGGAAATGCGCAAGGTGGCGGGGGCCGAGCGTCAGCGCCGCATCGCCGACGCGCTGGATATGGTGCGCATGGGTGAGCTGCGCGACCGCTATCCGCGCCAGTTGTCGGGCGGGCAGCAGCAGCGGGTGGCCATCGCACGGGCGCTGGTGATCCAGCCCAAGGTTTTCCTGCTCGATGAACCGCTGTCCAACCTGGACGCCAAGCTGCGTCTGGAAGTGCGCGACGAAATCCGTACCTTGCAGCAGCGCCTTGGTCTGACGACCATCTTCGTCACGCATGATCAGGAAGAAGCGCTGTCCATCGCCGACCGCATGGCCATCATGCATGACGGCCGCGTGCAGCAGGTCGGCACCCCCGAAGCGCTGTACGAGAAGCCGGAAAATCTATTCGTGGCCGACTTCCTGGGCAAGATGAATTTCTTCGACGGCCGCATGGACGGCCAGGGCGTCTTCGCCACGGCGCGTGGCTTGCGGCTGGCGGTGGGCGAGGCCGCGTCGGGCAGCACGCGCGTCGGCGTGCGGCCCGAGCGGGTCGCCTTGCGCGCGCAGGCGGACGGTCCCAATGCCCTGGCGGGCAAGGTGGACGCCGTGTCGTATCTGGGCGCGCATATCGATGTGCGCGTGCGGCTGGACAGCGGCGATGTGCTGGGCTGCCGGGCGCCCAATGCGGGGTCCGTGCATGCAGGATCGGTTCACGCGGGCGGCGCCGCGCCCGCGCTGGCGCAAGGCGCGCCGGTCTACGCCTGCTTCCATCCCGCCGAC